The genomic window CAGCCCTCGCGGCAGTGCACCGGCCGGTTTGCCATCGACGAAGACGTATTGCACGAAGCGGGTGTCCACGACTTTGACCGCTACGCCTATCAGCCCGGCGCACCGCTGCTGCCCGATCTTTTTCTGAACTAGATAGTTCAATAAATTTCTGCGGACTTTGTCATCACGCCGCCGTCATTTGCGGCGTAATATCCGTCTCCCCGGTGTTGCTTAAAAAATGAGCAATTCTGGCAAATCGGGTGTATATTTCGTGAACTGCGTCACATTTTTGGTGCAGGCTGGTTATGGGGTCGGGGCATAGGTCTGTCCAGGAGGGGCAGGACGAGAAACCAGCGATTCTGGAGGGAGGCGTTACGATGAGTAGCGACACGTCGATCCGGTGTGTGGTGTGGTTCGGCGAGCCGACTGGTGTCGAAAGAACACGTTTGGCACAGGCTGGCTGGCATACACGAGTAGCGAATGCGAGTGCCCAGGGTGGTGGTGTTGGCATTCGGCGCGGCGACATGGTTGTCGCCATGGCCGATCTGCGCAACGCAGACATCGATACCCTGACCCAAATGGCCCGATTGATGGCCGAGCATCCGCGGCTTCCATGGCTGGCGCTGCTGTCGACTGACACAGTGGTGCAGACGCCGGAAGTCGAGCGCGTGCTGCGTGCGAGCATCGATTTCTTCACCGCGCCCATCGATATGCAGCGGCTGATCGAGACGCTCGGCAATCTGGCTGGCGAGGCGCCTCCGCCGATTGTTTATTCCGATGTACCCGGCATTACAGGTACCAGCCCCGCGATGATGTCGGTGGTCGCCAGCCTGCGCAAATATGCGCCGGTCGATTTACCGGTGTTGATTACCGGGGAGACCGGCACCGGCAAGGAAGTTGCAGCACGAGCCTTGCACAAATTATCGCCGCGACGGGACCGTCCTTTCGCGGCGATCAATTGCGGGGCATTGCCACCGAATTTGGTGCAGTCCGAATTGTTCGGTCACGAACGTGGCGCGTTTACCGGTGCCAATGCGCGACGCATCGGTCACTTTGAAGCAGCTGCCGGCGGCACCGTTTTCCTGGATGAAGTGGGCGATCTGCCGGCCGATGCGCAGATGAGTCTGTTGCGATTGTTGCAGGAAGGTTCGCTGGAACGCGTGGGTTCCACGCAGTCGATCAAGCTGGATGTGCGTGTGCTGGCCGCGACGCACGTGGACCTGGAAAAGGCGGTTGCCCAAGGCCGCTTCCGTGAAGATCTCTATTACCGGCTCAACGTGCTGCGCTTGCGCATGCCCGCGTTGCGTGAGCGTGCCGACGATGTGCTGCAGCTTGCGCAGCTGTTTCTGGATGCTTTCCGCAAGCAGCATGACTGCCATGCGCGTACATTCAGCGCCCTGGCGCGCAAGGCATTACGGGACTTCAGCTGGCCCGGCAACGTGCGTGAATTGCTCAATCGTGTGCAGCGTGCGGCCGTGGTGGCGGAGGGCGCGCAGATTAGCGTGCAGGATCTGGATTTGCAGGAAGTTGTGGCGAGCCGCAGCGGGCATTCCAGCCTTGGTCTGACGCGTACTTCAGCCGAACGCGATGCCGTGGTGGCGTGCCTGCGCGAGACGCGTTTCAACATCAGCGAATGCGCGCGTCGCCTGAAAGTATCGCGCGTGACCATTTACCGGCTGTGCAAGAAGCATCAGCTGGTGCTGGAAGACATGCACTAGCACTGGGCGCAGGTCAGATGCCTGCACCCAGTGCGGGCACTCAGAACATGTAGGGGACTTTGAAGGTCAGCGTGAAGTCTGGTGCATCCGGCGTCATGCCCATGCCCAGGATAGTCACGATCGTTGTGTGCGGGCTCAACGCATACGTGAAGCCAAGGTTCAACTGTGCGGCATTGGCCTGGCTGCCAATGATCTTGGTCCAGGGGCCGCCTGTTTCACGCAGCGAGTCCTTGCCATTAATGCGATCGCTGAAAGACAGGCTCAGGCTGGCGCGGTCATTAAAGGCAAAGGCGATGCCTGCACCGTAGTAATAGATATCCGACAGCTTCACGCTGCCCGGTGTGGTGATGGTGGGATCCGTATCGATATCGCTGAAGCTGCGCGTGAAGGAATGGATATAGCCGATGTTGCCGAAGACAATCGCCGGATCCATGGTCTTCACGAAGGATGAGCCGACCGTGGCCTGCCACACGCCGTTGCCCGTGGGTTGCTTGGTCGGCACGGCAAATTCTTCATACTGCGAACTCGCCACATCCACCCACTTGATGCCGTAGGGCGCTTGTCCGGTGGGCGCGGTGACGCCGAGTGTGAGCACCGTATCGGGACGGTTTGCAGTCTCGGTGAGTATTTTGTAATTGACGGAGAGATTGACATCGCCCAGGCCCTTACCGGTAGAGCTGGCTTCATCCAGCGCTGCCGCCGAGCCGCCCGCGCCGCCTTGCTGGTAATCCGTGCTGCGCCCGACGAAGGGCACGTCTAGATTCAGGCTTAGCCGCGAGGTGATGGCATAGCGGCCGATCAGATCGTTGGTCAGCGAATCGGACGTCACACGATCGATGGCGATGTTGCCCAGGAAGATCGAGTTCAACGCCAGGAAGCCGTTGAGCGTCAGTTCTGCGCGATCGTAGTGGTTGTAGGTGAGATCGTCTTCCAGTGTGAACTTGCGGCTGAAATAAGCGTTCTGTTGCTGCTCCAGTACATCCTGGACACTGCGGCTTTGCGTCGATGTGCTTGCCTGCGATGACTGGGTGGTCGACGCGGCCTGCGAGTTTTCCACCGAACTGTTGCCGGAGTTGGGCTCCGCATTTGCACCCTCCGCCGATGCTACGGATTCGGCGGGAATGGGTGCGGTGCCGGTCTTGCCTGCGATGCGTGATTGCAGCGCTTGCACTTCGGCGTCGAGTACCCGAAGCCGCCGGACTTCCTGTGCGTAACTGACCTTCAACATTTGCAGTTGTCGGACCAGCTCCTGCACATCTGCCTGATTCTGTGCGTTGGTCACCTGGCCGGATGAACCGGTCGTGGCAGACGGTGTTTGTTGTGCGAACGCGGCGAAGCTTGCCACGCCTGAAATCCAGCTACATGCCACTGCAGTGGCCAGAAGTGTCTTGTGCATGACGGTATCCCCTGCTTGGGAGCACGCGCTGGGCTAAGGCGCGTGCTCAATGGCCGTTGAGGTGGGACAGATTGAGCGACTGGGCCAGCGAGTGCGCCAGCTGCGCCGTCGAACCCAACTGCTGTGTAACGAGGCTCACGATCATCTGGTTGGTGACCACTGCGTTGTCGGTGGTCAGTGCGATGGTTTGTCCCAGGCTGCCGGCGTGAATCCACTGCGACGTTGAACCCTCGCCAGCCACGGATGTGGTGACTTCGGCGTTGTCATTCGAATACGTGGATGATGCCGACGCATTGCCAACAG from Dyella caseinilytica includes these protein-coding regions:
- a CDS encoding sigma-54 dependent transcriptional regulator, which produces MSSDTSIRCVVWFGEPTGVERTRLAQAGWHTRVANASAQGGGVGIRRGDMVVAMADLRNADIDTLTQMARLMAEHPRLPWLALLSTDTVVQTPEVERVLRASIDFFTAPIDMQRLIETLGNLAGEAPPPIVYSDVPGITGTSPAMMSVVASLRKYAPVDLPVLITGETGTGKEVAARALHKLSPRRDRPFAAINCGALPPNLVQSELFGHERGAFTGANARRIGHFEAAAGGTVFLDEVGDLPADAQMSLLRLLQEGSLERVGSTQSIKLDVRVLAATHVDLEKAVAQGRFREDLYYRLNVLRLRMPALRERADDVLQLAQLFLDAFRKQHDCHARTFSALARKALRDFSWPGNVRELLNRVQRAAVVAEGAQISVQDLDLQEVVASRSGHSSLGLTRTSAERDAVVACLRETRFNISECARRLKVSRVTIYRLCKKHQLVLEDMH